In Oncorhynchus masou masou isolate Uvic2021 chromosome 31, UVic_Omas_1.1, whole genome shotgun sequence, the sequence gaaatgtcctggaacttgcaggtgccttggtggaagagtggggtaacatctcaaagCAAGAACTGGCAAGTCTGGTgctgtccatgaggaggagatgcactgcaatacttaatgcagctggtggccacaccagataatgacttttgattttgacccccctcccctctctttgttgagggacacattattccatcaatgttagttacatgtctgtggaacttgttcagtttatgtctcagttgttgaatattgttatgttcatacaaatatttacccatgttaagtttgctgaaaataaacgcagttgacagtgagaggacgtttattttttttgctgagtttatatatttcTGTTGAAGATGACATCGATTAATCGAGGTCGCTTAGCAATGTCTTTCAAAGTTTTTCTTATGTCGTCGGCCATTGATTTTCGTCAGGGACTTTAACAAGAAGCAGCTAGGTTATTTTCCGGGGGTCACCTTTTCTATTGAACAGAGAGGTTTTTCTTTTCGTAGAGTAGTGTGTACTTCTGACAGTCGGTTACCGTTAGGCTGCCTTGTCGCCTGCAGATTGTGTCGACATGTCACTCCTATCGACAGACATATTGTTGTGACAGGGCGCTCCCAGCGCGATAAAGACAACTTCGCCTAAATGTGGCTGTCACGAACAGATAATGATGAATAACCGCCAGGAACCCACGATGTAATAGACATTATCATTTTGTCGTTAGTGTTGGCTGGACACGAAGGAGGACGTTGACCTAACCGTGTTTTTATGTTGGAATTCGCTGGCCTCCTCGTATGTGAAATGGAACATGCTCGTTCGCACTTTCTTGCTATGTTTTGGTCATTTGGTAGGTAGCTGGCAAGCCAACGCACTTGAGTTTGTTTTTCTTGCTTTTATGTGTCTGAGTCGCTCACTACCTGTCTTGCAGAATGGGACTGTTGCTTTTGCAATTGTCAAAATGTCCAGGCGTGAATATTTTGAAGCGCGAGGTTCACTCCCGTGTACATAATCTATTTTGGTTAGAATGCCAGACGTCCAGGGGACAACGAGAGGTGAGTGGGAAAAGGTTCGAACCTGTGGCACGCTCTTCGCTTTCACACCCAAGGAGATGCAACTCGTTTGTGCCCTGTGTACCACTTAGACAGTTCACCATACCCCCCCATTTGTTGAGGAACTCATGGACAGCAACTGTACACTTTGCCAACTACAGCTCTTCGACAGACTCAAAACAAGCAACACAACAAGAAGTTGACAGCAAAGATCTGCAGTCAACGGAAACAAAACAATCCCCAACTCGGATACCCACTGAGGATGTCAAAAGGATTTTACAACTTGCCCACCCTGAGCGCTTGCGACTGTCAGGTAGGCCATGTCATTTAAAGTCACCACAGGGATATCTTCGAAAATGACCAACGTGACACTGAAATAATGTTATTACCAACTTGTGCCTGTGTAGGGTTGACTAAATTACATAGTTTATTCCTTACTTGGGCCCTATTTGTTGTCATGAAAGTTTCCCTTTTTAAACAATAATACAGTAATGTTACTTGTTTTGATTATTATATTTTGTTTTCTATACCATCCTCCTCAGCGGCTGTGGGCTTCCTAATGGTCTCCAGTGCTGTCACAATGTCGGCGCCCTTCTTCCTGGGCCAAGTCATTGACACCATCTACACCAGCTCTTCAGAGGACTTCAGTGCCTCCCTCCGCTCTCTGTGTATCATGCTTTCAGGGGTATTCCTTTGTGGGGGCGCCGCTAATGCTGCCCGTGTCTACCTCATGCAAATCTCAGGTGAGCGTCACCGTTTGCTCTCAGTGCATGCAGAGTGGGTTTACATATTAAACAGATGTCCATCTCTGGATTTTTTTTGGTTATTACTATCATGACTTTGATGCCATACAGAGGAACTAATCGAACATTTCAAAAATATGTGACTCTTGCAGGTCAACAGATTGTGAGAAATCTACGTGTATTCCTATTCTCCTCGATTCTGAGGCAGGAGGTAGGTTTCTTTGATAAGACCCGTACCGGGGAACTCATTAACCGCCTATCTGCAGACACGGCACTCATCGGCCGCTCCGTCACAGACAACCTTTCTGACGGGCTCCGCGCTGTCGCCCAGGCAACAGCTGGGGTCAGCATGATGGTGAGAAACAGCCCTCTCTCCACATTTGTTTGTAAAGTGTTTTTAGGGTGTTAAAGTCCATTCTACTCTGTACAGGGATCAGTTCTAAGATTTTGAGTCTCATGGGAATGCAAGTTGTATTCAGAGGTGAAACTGGTTTGTCATTAGGAAGATGTGATTTTTCATCCTTTCATGTACAGCTTTCCTTAGCGGTACCATTATTCTGGTTACTGTCATTTTTCTTTGTCATTGTTCTGGTCTCTCTACATAGGATCTGGTTTGACCCAAGTTCTTCATGTTACAACAAGTATATTTAGAATTTATCGAGTTAATTCCTTGAGTTTTCTCCTTGGTTAGTATATATTCCTAGGATGTCATTTCTAAAACGGATGACCCCGTAGCAAAATATCCATAACTCATTTATCATAGTAAATATAGTACAGTTGAATACATTCATGACAAATATGTTAACACATCCTCTCCGGTCATTAGTGGCTTTACAGGTTCAAAATCCCTTTATAAAAGGTAACCGAGCAGGCTTAAAAGACTTGGGCTGAATTGCCTCCTCACATTTCCTGgcatctccctctcgctctctgccaaCAGTTTTACGTGTCACCAAGTTTAGCAGCCTTTGTGCTGCTGATTGTGCCTCCTATGGCTGGCCTAGCTGTCATATATGGGAGATACCTACGCTCCATATCCAAACGTACACAGGACTCTCTGGCTGAGGCCACACAGGTAAGACGAGACCCGTTCTAACTGCACAGCATTAGTCATTACTGAAGCAGTGTTGTGCTGTAGATTATTCTCCAATCAGAGTACATAGACACTAGGTCTTTTAATATTTTTTAAAAATTTTAATTGAAACAAATTGATCAGACTGATACTGTATTGTCTTGTAGTTGGCAGAAGAACGCATCAGCAACATGAGGACAGTTCGGGCGTTTGGTAAGGAGCTGACAGAGGTGGCCAAGTATACGGAGAAGGCCAACTATGTTCTCCACCTGGCCAAACAGGAAGCCATTTTGAGGGCTGGCTTCTTTGGCGCGGTGAGCATCCAACAATTCAATGTTGCCCAATGTTCCTTAAAGAGAAATGGAGTGGTTGTTAACATTTTCTCAATCAACGGCAGTTGAAATGTAGTCAAGCCCTTTTGGCCTTTTGAAAGACTGGAACCACAGAGTTGTGAGATCTGTGGTGGAAGCTTCTGCTTTTATGACCTGTGTGTTTCTTCGGGGGTCATTGGGTTGTAACTGGTTTTGTATGAGTGTCTTTTAGACTGGACTCAGTGGCAACATCATCATCCTGTCAGTGCTGTATAAGGGAGGGCTATTGATGGCCAGTGAACACATGACTGTGGGAGAGCTCTCTTCCTTCCTCATGTACGCCTTCTGGGTGGGCATTAGCATTGCAGGTAGGGCGTATATAATTGTCTCATTGCCTATGCATTCTGAGGAAAACCCCCGCTCATTAATCAATGAACAAATCACACTGTTAGAATTTCCATTTTAATAAGAAACTGATTCTCTCTATCCACTAGTCTGTCTGAGCAGCTGTTTAAATGTCTGTTTCGTTGAACAGGTATGAGCTCGTTCTACTCTGAACTGATGAAGGGCTTTGGCGCAGGTGCACGGCTTTGGGAGCTACTGGACAGGAAGCCCGAGTTCCCCCTCAATGGTCAGCATCAAGCCCCAGCCATTCTAGACCACACTGAGAAAGCATTGTGcaaaacaccttatttacatcacACTTGGCTAGTAGTCCTCTGCATCTAAACTGGCATGTAAACGTACATGTCCATGTTCCTCCTCATTTCTCTGAAGAGGGTATTGTACTGAGGCCGGAGCAGCTTAAGGGTCAACTGGAGTTCCAGAATGTCTCCTTTGCCTACCCAACCCGCAAAGACGCCCCAATCTTCCAGGACCTGAGTCTCTCTGTGCCTGCTGGCTCCGTCATGGCCGTGGTAGGGCCCAGCGGATCGGGCAAATCCACTCTGGTCTCCCTGCTGCTCAGGCTCTACGACCCAGTTGCAGGTGAGGACTACAGCTGAGGTCATCTCTTACAGCAGCTTCATGTcactgtatgtcttccatttcgtCAAGTCTTCTGATATAGAGATCCTTGTTTGCTGTATAGGTGTGATCACTATCGACGGGCATGATGTGAGAGATTTGAATCCTTATTGGCTGAGGAGTCACATTGGAACTGTTAGTCAGGTAATTGGTCACATGACGATTATTAGTAGACAATATGTTCCCATTGTTGTGGCTAAGCAGTGCTTTGACATGTGGTCTAACCCTGTGGTATTCTCCCTCTGTGGGTCTGCAGGAGCCTGTACTCTTCTCCTGTTCCATCGCTGAGAACATTGCCTATGGAGCGCCCGACTCTGGCACGGTCACAGTTCAGGAAATCCACCGGGCTGCACAGATCGCCAACGCTTATGAGTTTGTCCGAGGTTTCCCAAAAGGCTTTGACACTGTGGTGGGAGAGAAGGGTGTTCTTCTCTCAGGTGAGACAAATACATGCGTATCAGGAATTTTCTTTGATTTTGTGATGTGATTACGTAGTTGATAGGTGTtcctaaaaaaaaaatatttttttaaaattgTTATGGTGTTGGACTTCACTGGGCATTCCTCAAACCGGAATGATCTGACTACAGAGTTATTGTTCATAACTACAACCATGTCTTCTTTAACAGCTTTAATGTAATGACTAGTTTTGCTTTAACCAACAGGTGGTCAGAAACAGAGAATTGCTATTGCAAGGGCTCTGCTTAAGGTATTTTTAATTACACCCGATTACATGCATCAAAAAttttatgttttagtcaaatgggcaaatgttgtaaTGTAtgcattctctccctcctctcagaaCCCCAAGATACTTCTACTTGATGAGGCTACAAGGTAAGACATTGTGCATGGTCTAATCACATTCTACATGAATCGCTCTTCCTCCGTTTTGGACAGTTAAGCAAGGTCAATCAGCTGGGTGAAGCAGGGTCAAACAACCCAATGACATGTGAGCTATAACTCATGGACCTCTCACTTTTGCCCTCTCTtttccatccccctcttcctcagTGCCCTGGATGCAGAGAATGAGTTCCTGGTCCAGGAGGCTCTAGAGCGGCTCATGGATGGGCGCACAGTGCTGATCATCGCCCACCGCCTCTCCACCATCCAGAACGCTGACGCCGTGGCTGTGCTGGATCAGCGGCGTGTGGTGGAGTGTGGGCAGCACGCACAGCTCCTGGGCAACCGCCAAGGCCTCTTCAGGAAGCTGATGGAGAAACAAGCCTTCCTTCAAGAGGGGCAAAAGCAAGCGTTGCGTTGAAAAGAGCTGGGAAGGGGCCTAAAATGTAGAGAAACTGCCTTTAGCTGTGTGGTGACGTGCTAATCACGCTGCGCTCTGCTACACTCCTCAGTCTGTCAGTGGTGTATGTGAATCAGTTTACGCTATTTGGAAGGGAGCATTTGAATATCAACTGGAACATGAATGATTTTAATATTGCAGAGCCATCTCGTAGTGCTGACGGGGATTCATTTTGAGACAGCCAGTAGGTTTGGATTCTCTTCTTGAGGACACCCAACTTATTGAGTATCATTCTtcaagctgcaatatgtaactttttgggtgacttGACCAAATTTGCATAgaaatattatagatcagtcactcattgaaagcaagtctaagaaggggaaaatctgttctatgtgcgctatttctatgcttcctgttaaGTTTCGTTTTgacgtcttttactttcggttttgtacaccagctttaaAAATCTGGAAATATCTTTGATTctgaaaaatatatttcacagtggtttagatggtacaaggATTCTCTACACTGTGCttcctagttttgtcacacactgaaattaggcaaactattagttTCAGCTACCAGGAAATGGCGGCGGGAGTTCTGTATAGTGCATCTTTGAGGTTAGGATATGCAGAAAATATGAATGACACCAAAACTTTGAAGTACGGCCTATGTGAAGTAAATATTATAACTGAGTCACTATGCCTTTTCAAGAAAGCAAAAGCTGTCTTTTGTATTAAATAACTACTTACCAGACTGAAACAAATATACACTCAGTGGCAAGTTTCTTAGGTCCGCCAACCCGTTCACAAAATTGGGTCGTGCCTTTAGATAGTGAGTCATGTGGCTTGCAATATAAAGCAAACGGACAgtcatcgaggcattcagttattGTTCGATTGAAGGTTAGAATTGGTGAAACGATTGACCTAAGCGACATTGAGCATGGTttgatcgtcggtgccaggcaTGCAGGTTCCAGTATCTTAGAAACGGTCTGCCTCCTGTGCTTTTCACGCACAAccgtgtctagggtttaccgaggcgtgagacaaacaaaaaaacatccaatcagcagcagtcctgtgggcgaaaacagcttgttgatgagaggtcgaTTGAGAATGGCAAGAATAGTGCAAGCTTACAGGCGGACCACAAACAGGCAACTAATGGCGCACAACGACATCTCGGAACTCACAACTCATCCGtccttgtcacagatgggctattgcagcagacgaccacaccaggttccactcctatcagctaaaaacaagaagcggctccagtgggcacgcaATCACCAACATTGACAATTGaggagtaaaaaaaaacaacattgccTGGTACGATGAATCT encodes:
- the abcb10 gene encoding ATP-binding cassette sub-family B member 10, mitochondrial isoform X1: MGLLLLQLSKCPGVNILKREVHSRVHNLFWLECQTSRGQREVSGKRFEPVARSSLSHPRRCNSFVPCVPLRQFTIPPHLLRNSWTATVHFANYSSSTDSKQATQQEVDSKDLQSTETKQSPTRIPTEDVKRILQLAHPERLRLSAAVGFLMVSSAVTMSAPFFLGQVIDTIYTSSSEDFSASLRSLCIMLSGVFLCGGAANAARVYLMQISGQQIVRNLRVFLFSSILRQEVGFFDKTRTGELINRLSADTALIGRSVTDNLSDGLRAVAQATAGVSMMFYVSPSLAAFVLLIVPPMAGLAVIYGRYLRSISKRTQDSLAEATQLAEERISNMRTVRAFGKELTEVAKYTEKANYVLHLAKQEAILRAGFFGATGLSGNIIILSVLYKGGLLMASEHMTVGELSSFLMYAFWVGISIAGMSSFYSELMKGFGAGARLWELLDRKPEFPLNEGIVLRPEQLKGQLEFQNVSFAYPTRKDAPIFQDLSLSVPAGSVMAVVGPSGSGKSTLVSLLLRLYDPVAGVITIDGHDVRDLNPYWLRSHIGTVSQEPVLFSCSIAENIAYGAPDSGTVTVQEIHRAAQIANAYEFVRGFPKGFDTVVGEKGVLLSGGQKQRIAIARALLKVFLITPDYMHQKFYVLVKWANVVMYAFSPSSQNPKILLLDEATSALDAENEFLVQEALERLMDGRTVLIIAHRLSTIQNADAVAVLDQRRVVECGQHAQLLGNRQGLFRKLMEKQAFLQEGQKQALR
- the abcb10 gene encoding ATP-binding cassette sub-family B member 10, mitochondrial isoform X2; the encoded protein is MGLLLLQLSKCPGVNILKREVHSRVHNLFWLECQTSRGQREVSGKRFEPVARSSLSHPRRCNSFVPCVPLRQFTIPPHLLRNSWTATVHFANYSSSTDSKQATQQEVDSKDLQSTETKQSPTRIPTEDVKRILQLAHPERLRLSAAVGFLMVSSAVTMSAPFFLGQVIDTIYTSSSEDFSASLRSLCIMLSGVFLCGGAANAARVYLMQISGQQIVRNLRVFLFSSILRQEVGFFDKTRTGELINRLSADTALIGRSVTDNLSDGLRAVAQATAGVSMMFYVSPSLAAFVLLIVPPMAGLAVIYGRYLRSISKRTQDSLAEATQLAEERISNMRTVRAFGKELTEVAKYTEKANYVLHLAKQEAILRAGFFGATGLSGNIIILSVLYKGGLLMASEHMTVGELSSFLMYAFWVGISIAGMSSFYSELMKGFGAGARLWELLDRKPEFPLNEGIVLRPEQLKGQLEFQNVSFAYPTRKDAPIFQDLSLSVPAGSVMAVVGPSGSGKSTLVSLLLRLYDPVAGVITIDGHDVRDLNPYWLRSHIGTVSQEPVLFSCSIAENIAYGAPDSGTVTVQEIHRAAQIANAYEFVRGFPKGFDTVVGEKGVLLSGGQKQRIAIARALLKNPKILLLDEATSALDAENEFLVQEALERLMDGRTVLIIAHRLSTIQNADAVAVLDQRRVVECGQHAQLLGNRQGLFRKLMEKQAFLQEGQKQALR